The window TGCCCCTTTTTCGCGTATTGTAAATTGGGTATACTACAGTGAGAACTCGTTTTGGAGGAATGTACATGCATAACATTCAGAATATCAATGAAGCCAGAGATGCTATTTTTGAAAAAACAAATCACCGTCCTGTGATTGGCCTGATTCTTGGCTCCGGTCTTGGTGCGCTTGCCGATGAGATTGAAGACGCGGTCCATATTCCGTATGGTGAAATTCCGTATTTCGCAAAGTCCGAGGCGATTGGCCATGCGAATGAGCTGGTCATTGGGCAGCTGAAGGGCAAGACGGTTGTGGCGATGAAAGGCCGTTTTCATTATTACGAAGGGTATTCGCTCAGTGAAGTGACGTTCCCGGTGCGCGTGCTGAAGGCGCTTGGTGTTGAAACATTGCTGATCACGAATGCCTGCGGTTCGGTGAATACGAATTATGCGCCTGGCGACTTGATGCTTATTACTGATCATCTCAACCTTGTTGGCTCGAATCCGCTGATCGGACCGAATAACGATGAGCTTGGGACCCGGTTCCCTGATCTGACTCAAGCTTATAATCGCGAGCTGCGTGCGCTTGCCCATAAGGTCGCGGAAGAAAAGGGCATGACGCTTCGTGAAGGTGTATATGCTTGGTGGAGCGGCCCGATGTATGAAACTCCGGCTGAAATCCGGATGATCCGCACGCTTGGGGCCGATGCAGTCGGGATGTCGACTGTTCCTGAGGTTGTCGTGGCAGTCCATGGCGGCATGAAGGTACTAGGCATTTCGTGTTTGACGAATATGGCAGCAGGCGTTCTCGACCAGCCGCTGAACCATGATGAAGTAATTGAAGTTGCCGGCAAAGTCCGCGCCAACTTCGTGGAACTTGTAAAAGGTGTAATTGAACAAGCTTAACATGTAGAAAACACCCCATTTGGGCCTAGGCCTATGGGGTGTTTTTTGTTTGGATTTATTTTCAAGGGGATGGAATAAACGGTAAAATAAAGGTGATGGTTATGCCAGCGGAAAGGGAGGTGCATGGATCATGAAGATAGTCCGATTTATTGTGCTGACAGCATTGATGATTGCTGTTTTAATGGCAATCAGCTACTTTTTATCAGAGAAATTTGGATTAACAATGATTAATGCGATGTTTTATGTTGGTGTTTTCTCAACATTTATTTCGCTCTATTTCTCAAGCAGTGGCGGGCTAACTACGAATCTTGCTGAGTCGGAGATTGCCGCGAGTTACGGAGGTTTAAAGTCTGGCCATTCTTTTAAAAGAACTTTTTTGTCCTTGTACGTAAACTTTGTGAATGTGGGATCTGTATTATTCTTAATCATAGTTTTTGTGAGTGCGTTAATGTTTTAAACCAGCACATTAGGAATGCAACCAATGTAAGGTTTCAAGGACAATTTGATGGTGGATTGGAGAAATGTCTTTGAAAGTGGTGCTCGAGGACATTTTGGAGTTGCTGGAGAGGTGAAATGTCTTTGAAAGTGGATTTCGAGTACATTTTGAAGTTGCCGGATAGGTGAAATGTCTTTGAAAGTGGATTTCGAGTACATTTTGGAGTTGCCGGATAGGTGAAATGTCCTTGAGAGGTGGTGCTCGAGTACACACGGTGGCAGCGGGGAATGGCAGTTTTCCTTGTCAATGTAATCGGCGATTGATTGAAAAGCTTCGTACCTGGGAAACCTTGATCCACAGTAACCACAGAAATAGAAAAAAGTCCCCTTTGATTGATTAGACAAAGGGAACTGTACCATTTTAACTTGGAAAAGAGATTGTTCGATTCGACTATCTATGGTAATAATACTGCCAGATGAACCAGCGCTTGAAAATCCTCCCTAATAGTCAAGTGGCTCTTCGCCAAAGCGGTCCCATAGTGTTGGGTACATGTCTTCAAGATCTTCTTCGTCCCAATCCAGATCGATATCGTTTTGTGGCTTGAGTCCTTTATTGTCCAGTTCCGCCTGCAATTCGTCGTAGGTGCTGTCATTCCATTCAGTATCGCCCGTCTTTTTCAGGCTAAGGCGTCCAGCCCGACGGAAAGTAGCTCCTCGTTCTGTGGCATGCCTTCCTCGCCGAGATTATCTTCATCAATATATTCTGCGAGGAATTCCGGGTCGGCCAGCACCTTGTTATAAACTTCCTCGCCCTGGCCAATCAGCCAGCCTCGGAAATAGTCAAAGGCATCATCCGAACACCCGCCCATGACAATATAGGCGGCTGCCCAAAGGCCGGATTGATAGCTTTCATTCATTAGCCCCTGAAACCAATATTCAAAATTGACGATATCCCGGGTGTCGCGCTTGGCTAATACCTCTGTTAACCACTCGGCCTGATCTTCTTTTC is drawn from Bacillus sp. FJAT-18017 and contains these coding sequences:
- a CDS encoding purine-nucleoside phosphorylase, producing the protein MHNIQNINEARDAIFEKTNHRPVIGLILGSGLGALADEIEDAVHIPYGEIPYFAKSEAIGHANELVIGQLKGKTVVAMKGRFHYYEGYSLSEVTFPVRVLKALGVETLLITNACGSVNTNYAPGDLMLITDHLNLVGSNPLIGPNNDELGTRFPDLTQAYNRELRALAHKVAEEKGMTLREGVYAWWSGPMYETPAEIRMIRTLGADAVGMSTVPEVVVAVHGGMKVLGISCLTNMAAGVLDQPLNHDEVIEVAGKVRANFVELVKGVIEQA
- a CDS encoding DUF4240 domain-containing protein, producing MERNEFWGLIEKSKGKEDQAEWLTEVLAKRDTRDIVNFEYWFQGLMNESYQSGLWAAAYIVMGGCSDDAFDYFRGWLIGQGEEVYNKVLADPEFLAEYIDEDNLGEEGMPQNEELLSVGLDALA